A genomic region of Mus musculus strain C57BL/6J chromosome 7, GRCm38.p6 C57BL/6J contains the following coding sequences:
- the Fbxo27 gene encoding F-box only protein 27 isoform 3 (isoform 3 is encoded by transcript variant 4), with protein sequence MRSSRPRRGAGRGAVPAKRGAGTMGAWISRTRVPTPEPDPQEVLDLSRLPPELLLLVLSHVPPRTLLMHCRRVCRAWRALVDGQALWLLLLARDHSAAGRALLTLARRCLPPAHEDTPCPLGQFCALRPLGRNLISNPCGQEGLRKWMVRHGGDGWVVEKNRKPVPGAPSQTCFVTSFSWCRKKQVVDLVEKGLWPELLDSGGVEIAVSDWWGARHDSGCKYRLFVTLLDAHQNVIDKFSAVPDPIEQWNNDIYLQVTHVFSGIRRGIRFVSFEHWGQDTQFWAGHYGARVTNSSVIIRVCQS encoded by the exons ATGCGGTCCTCCAGGCCGCGAAGGGGAGCTGGCAGGGGTGCCG TCCCAGCCAAGCGGGGCGCGGGGACCATGGGTGCCTGGATATCCAGGACCCGGGTCCCGACGCCGGAGCCCGACCCCCAGGAGGTCCTGGACCTGAGCCGTCTGCCCCCGGAGCTGCTCCTGCTGGTACTGAGCCACGTGCCCCCGCGCACGCTGCTGATGCACTGCCGCCGAGTGTGCCGCGCCTGGCGCGCCCTGGTAGATGGCCAGGCCCTATGGTTGCTGCTGCTGGCCCGTGACCACAGCGCAGCGGGCCGCGCCCTGCTGACACTAGCCCGCCGCTGTCTGCCCCCTGCCCACGAAGACACGCCCTGCCCGCTGGGCCAATTCTGCGCACTGAGACCGCTAGGACGCAACCTCATCAGCAACCCCTGTGGCCAAG AAGGCCTGCGCAAATGGATGGTGCGGCACGGTGGGGATGGATGGGTGGTGGAGAAGAACAGGAAACCTGTACCTGGGGCCCCTTCACAGACCTGCTTCGTGACTTCCTTCAG CTGGTGTCGCAAGAAGCAGGTCGTGGACCTGGTGGAGAAGGGTCTGTGGCCAGAgctgctggacagtggtggtgtggagattgctgtctctgactg GTGGGGAGCTCGACATGACAGTGGCTGTAAGTACCGTCTCTTTGTCACGCTTCTTGATGCCCACCAGAACGTCATAGATAAGTTCTCCGCTGTGCCAGATCCCATTGAACAGTGGAACAATGATATCTACCTGCAG GTCACCCACGTGTTCTCCGGCATCAGGAGGGGCATACGTTTTGTCTCTTTTGAACACTGGGGCCAGGACACACAGTTCTGGGCTGGCCACTATGGGGCCAGAGTGACGAACTCCAGTGTGATCATACGAGTCTGTCAGTCCTAG
- the Fbxo27 gene encoding F-box only protein 27 isoform X1, which produces MPTRNNSCYQMPGVHCGFRVTPSVGLVAEPLGLCQSPGLICVLRWIPKLSTSPKPEGVPAKRGAGTMGAWISRTRVPTPEPDPQEVLDLSRLPPELLLLVLSHVPPRTLLMHCRRVCRAWRALVDGQALWLLLLARDHSAAGRALLTLARRCLPPAHEDTPCPLGQFCALRPLGRNLISNPCGQEGLRKWMVRHGGDGWVVEKNRKPVPGAPSQTCFVTSFSWCRKKQVVDLVEKGLWPELLDSGGVEIAVSDWWGARHDSGCKYRLFVTLLDAHQNVIDKFSAVPDPIEQWNNDIYLQVTHVFSGIRRGIRFVSFEHWGQDTQFWAGHYGARVTNSSVIIRVCQS; this is translated from the exons ATGCCTACCCGAAATAATAGTTGTTACCAGATGCCAGGCGTCCACTGCGGATTTAGGGTCACTCCAAGTGTTGGATTGGTTGCTGAACCGCTAGGACTGTGCCAGAGCCCTGGCCTAATCTGTGTCCTCAGGTGGATTCCTAAACTGTCCACCAGTCCTAAGCCGGAAGGAG TCCCAGCCAAGCGGGGCGCGGGGACCATGGGTGCCTGGATATCCAGGACCCGGGTCCCGACGCCGGAGCCCGACCCCCAGGAGGTCCTGGACCTGAGCCGTCTGCCCCCGGAGCTGCTCCTGCTGGTACTGAGCCACGTGCCCCCGCGCACGCTGCTGATGCACTGCCGCCGAGTGTGCCGCGCCTGGCGCGCCCTGGTAGATGGCCAGGCCCTATGGTTGCTGCTGCTGGCCCGTGACCACAGCGCAGCGGGCCGCGCCCTGCTGACACTAGCCCGCCGCTGTCTGCCCCCTGCCCACGAAGACACGCCCTGCCCGCTGGGCCAATTCTGCGCACTGAGACCGCTAGGACGCAACCTCATCAGCAACCCCTGTGGCCAAG AAGGCCTGCGCAAATGGATGGTGCGGCACGGTGGGGATGGATGGGTGGTGGAGAAGAACAGGAAACCTGTACCTGGGGCCCCTTCACAGACCTGCTTCGTGACTTCCTTCAG CTGGTGTCGCAAGAAGCAGGTCGTGGACCTGGTGGAGAAGGGTCTGTGGCCAGAgctgctggacagtggtggtgtggagattgctgtctctgactg GTGGGGAGCTCGACATGACAGTGGCTGTAAGTACCGTCTCTTTGTCACGCTTCTTGATGCCCACCAGAACGTCATAGATAAGTTCTCCGCTGTGCCAGATCCCATTGAACAGTGGAACAATGATATCTACCTGCAG GTCACCCACGTGTTCTCCGGCATCAGGAGGGGCATACGTTTTGTCTCTTTTGAACACTGGGGCCAGGACACACAGTTCTGGGCTGGCCACTATGGGGCCAGAGTGACGAACTCCAGTGTGATCATACGAGTCTGTCAGTCCTAG
- the Fbxo27 gene encoding F-box only protein 27 isoform 2 (isoform 2 is encoded by transcript variant 2) encodes MGAWISRTRVPTPEPDPQEVLDLSRLPPELLLLVLSHVPPRTLLMHCRRVCRAWRALVDGQALWLLLLARDHSAAGRALLTLARRCLPPAHEDTPCPLGQFCALRPLGRNLISNPCGQGLRKWMVRHGGDGWVVEKNRKPVPGAPSQTCFVTSFSWCRKKQVVDLVEKGLWPELLDSGGVEIAVSDWWGARHDSGCKYRLFVTLLDAHQNVIDKFSAVPDPIEQWNNDIYLQVTHVFSGIRRGIRFVSFEHWGQDTQFWAGHYGARVTNSSVIIRVCQS; translated from the exons ATGGGTGCCTGGATATCCAGGACCCGGGTCCCGACGCCGGAGCCCGACCCCCAGGAGGTCCTGGACCTGAGCCGTCTGCCCCCGGAGCTGCTCCTGCTGGTACTGAGCCACGTGCCCCCGCGCACGCTGCTGATGCACTGCCGCCGAGTGTGCCGCGCCTGGCGCGCCCTGGTAGATGGCCAGGCCCTATGGTTGCTGCTGCTGGCCCGTGACCACAGCGCAGCGGGCCGCGCCCTGCTGACACTAGCCCGCCGCTGTCTGCCCCCTGCCCACGAAGACACGCCCTGCCCGCTGGGCCAATTCTGCGCACTGAGACCGCTAGGACGCAACCTCATCAGCAACCCCTGTGGCCAAG GCCTGCGCAAATGGATGGTGCGGCACGGTGGGGATGGATGGGTGGTGGAGAAGAACAGGAAACCTGTACCTGGGGCCCCTTCACAGACCTGCTTCGTGACTTCCTTCAG CTGGTGTCGCAAGAAGCAGGTCGTGGACCTGGTGGAGAAGGGTCTGTGGCCAGAgctgctggacagtggtggtgtggagattgctgtctctgactg GTGGGGAGCTCGACATGACAGTGGCTGTAAGTACCGTCTCTTTGTCACGCTTCTTGATGCCCACCAGAACGTCATAGATAAGTTCTCCGCTGTGCCAGATCCCATTGAACAGTGGAACAATGATATCTACCTGCAG GTCACCCACGTGTTCTCCGGCATCAGGAGGGGCATACGTTTTGTCTCTTTTGAACACTGGGGCCAGGACACACAGTTCTGGGCTGGCCACTATGGGGCCAGAGTGACGAACTCCAGTGTGATCATACGAGTCTGTCAGTCCTAG
- the Fbxo27 gene encoding F-box only protein 27 isoform X5, which translates to MGAWISRTRVPTPEPDPQEVLDLSRLPPELLLLVLSHVPPRTLLMHCRRVCRAWRALVDGQALWLLLLARDHSAAGRALLTLARRCLPPAHEDTPCPLGQFCALRPLGRNLISNPCGQEGLRKWMVRHGGDGWVVEKNRKPVPGAPSQTCFVTSFSWCRKKQVVDLVEKGLWPELLDSGGVEIAVSDWWGARHDSGCKYRLFVTLLDAHQNVIDKFSAVPDPIEQWNNDIYLQVTHVFSGIRRGIRFVSFEHWGQDTQFWAGHYGARVTNSSVIIRVCQS; encoded by the exons ATGGGTGCCTGGATATCCAGGACCCGGGTCCCGACGCCGGAGCCCGACCCCCAGGAGGTCCTGGACCTGAGCCGTCTGCCCCCGGAGCTGCTCCTGCTGGTACTGAGCCACGTGCCCCCGCGCACGCTGCTGATGCACTGCCGCCGAGTGTGCCGCGCCTGGCGCGCCCTGGTAGATGGCCAGGCCCTATGGTTGCTGCTGCTGGCCCGTGACCACAGCGCAGCGGGCCGCGCCCTGCTGACACTAGCCCGCCGCTGTCTGCCCCCTGCCCACGAAGACACGCCCTGCCCGCTGGGCCAATTCTGCGCACTGAGACCGCTAGGACGCAACCTCATCAGCAACCCCTGTGGCCAAG AAGGCCTGCGCAAATGGATGGTGCGGCACGGTGGGGATGGATGGGTGGTGGAGAAGAACAGGAAACCTGTACCTGGGGCCCCTTCACAGACCTGCTTCGTGACTTCCTTCAG CTGGTGTCGCAAGAAGCAGGTCGTGGACCTGGTGGAGAAGGGTCTGTGGCCAGAgctgctggacagtggtggtgtggagattgctgtctctgactg GTGGGGAGCTCGACATGACAGTGGCTGTAAGTACCGTCTCTTTGTCACGCTTCTTGATGCCCACCAGAACGTCATAGATAAGTTCTCCGCTGTGCCAGATCCCATTGAACAGTGGAACAATGATATCTACCTGCAG GTCACCCACGTGTTCTCCGGCATCAGGAGGGGCATACGTTTTGTCTCTTTTGAACACTGGGGCCAGGACACACAGTTCTGGGCTGGCCACTATGGGGCCAGAGTGACGAACTCCAGTGTGATCATACGAGTCTGTCAGTCCTAG
- the Fbxo27 gene encoding F-box only protein 27 isoform X4 yields the protein MPTRNNSCYQMPGVHCGFRVTPSVGLVAEPLGLCQSPGLICVLRWIPKLSTSPKPEGVPAKRGAGTMGAWISRTRVPTPEPDPQEVLDLSRLPPELLLLVLSHVPPRTLLMHCRRVCRAWRALVDGQALWLLLLARDHSAAGRALLTLARRCLPPAHEDTPCPLGQFCALRPLGRNLISNPCGQEGLRKWMVRHGGDGWVVEKNRKPVPGAPSQTCFVTSFSWCRKKQVVDLVEKGLWPELLDSGGVEIAVSDWWGARHDSGCKYRLFVTLLDAHQNVIDKFSAVPDPIEQWNNDIYLQSFVA from the exons ATGCCTACCCGAAATAATAGTTGTTACCAGATGCCAGGCGTCCACTGCGGATTTAGGGTCACTCCAAGTGTTGGATTGGTTGCTGAACCGCTAGGACTGTGCCAGAGCCCTGGCCTAATCTGTGTCCTCAGGTGGATTCCTAAACTGTCCACCAGTCCTAAGCCGGAAGGAG TCCCAGCCAAGCGGGGCGCGGGGACCATGGGTGCCTGGATATCCAGGACCCGGGTCCCGACGCCGGAGCCCGACCCCCAGGAGGTCCTGGACCTGAGCCGTCTGCCCCCGGAGCTGCTCCTGCTGGTACTGAGCCACGTGCCCCCGCGCACGCTGCTGATGCACTGCCGCCGAGTGTGCCGCGCCTGGCGCGCCCTGGTAGATGGCCAGGCCCTATGGTTGCTGCTGCTGGCCCGTGACCACAGCGCAGCGGGCCGCGCCCTGCTGACACTAGCCCGCCGCTGTCTGCCCCCTGCCCACGAAGACACGCCCTGCCCGCTGGGCCAATTCTGCGCACTGAGACCGCTAGGACGCAACCTCATCAGCAACCCCTGTGGCCAAG AAGGCCTGCGCAAATGGATGGTGCGGCACGGTGGGGATGGATGGGTGGTGGAGAAGAACAGGAAACCTGTACCTGGGGCCCCTTCACAGACCTGCTTCGTGACTTCCTTCAG CTGGTGTCGCAAGAAGCAGGTCGTGGACCTGGTGGAGAAGGGTCTGTGGCCAGAgctgctggacagtggtggtgtggagattgctgtctctgactg GTGGGGAGCTCGACATGACAGTGGCTGTAAGTACCGTCTCTTTGTCACGCTTCTTGATGCCCACCAGAACGTCATAGATAAGTTCTCCGCTGTGCCAGATCCCATTGAACAGTGGAACAATGATATCTACCTGCAG AGCTTTGTGGCGTGA